The proteins below come from a single Zea mays cultivar B73 chromosome 8, Zm-B73-REFERENCE-NAM-5.0, whole genome shotgun sequence genomic window:
- the LOC100502020 gene encoding fructose-bisphosphate aldolase 3, chloroplastic produces MAMATAKLSSPATSLLAGGRARRSAPARRATVIRAAAGSYSDELVSTAKSVASPGRGILAIDESNATCGKRLSSIGLDNTEPNRQAYRQLLLTTAGLGEYISGAILFEETLYQSTTDGRKFVDCLKDQNIMPGIKVDKGLVPLPGSNNESWCQGLDGLASRCAEYYKQGARFAKWRTVVSIPCGPSALAAKEAAWGLARYAAIAQDNGLVPIVEPEILLDGDHGIERTLEVAEKVWSEVFFYLAQNNVLFEGILLKPSMVTPGADHKEKASPEAIAKYTLTMLRRRVPPAVPGIMFLSGGQSEVEATLNLNAMNQSPNPWHVSFSYARALQNSVLKTWQGRPENVEAAQKALLVRAKANSLAQLGRYTGEGESDEAKKGMFQKGYTY; encoded by the exons ATGGCTATGGCGACGGCGAAGCTGAGCTCCCCGGCGACCAGCTTGCTGGCTGGCGGCCGCGCGCGCCGGTCCGCGCCCGCCCGCCGCGCGACGGTGATCCGCGCCGCGGCAGGCTCCTACTCCGACGAGCTCGTCTCCACCGCG AAATCGGTTGCTTCCCCTGGACGTGGTATTCTGGCAATTGATGAGTCAAATGCAACATGTGGAAAGAGGCTATCGTCAATTGGTTTGGACAACACAGAACCTAACCGCCAGGCTTACAGGCAGCTTTTGCTGACAACTGCTGGTCTTGGTGAATACATTTCTGGTGCTATTCTTTTTGAGGAGACTCTTTATCAATCAACTACAGATGGCAGGAAGTTTGTTGACTGCTTGAAGGATCAGAATATCATGCCTGGCATCAAGGTTGACAAG GGCTTAGTTCCATTGCCTGGATCCAACAATGAATCGTGGTGCCAAGGTCTTGATGGTTTGGCTTCAAGGTGTGCTGAGTACTATAAGCAGGGGGCGCGCTTCGCAAAGTG GAGGACTGTTGTTAGCATCCCTTGTGGTCCATCTGCATTAGCAGCGAAGGAAGCAGCATGGGGACTTGCTCGATATGCTGCTATTGCTCAG gATAATGGCTTAGTGCCAATTGTGGAGCCAGAGATCCTTCTTGATGGAGACCATGGGATCGAAAGAACTCTTGAGGTGGCAGAGAAAGTGTGGTCTGAGGTGTTCTTCTACTTGGCCCAGAACAATGTTCTGTTTGAGGGTATCCTGCTGAAGCCCAGCATGGTCACTCCTGGAGCCGACCACAAGGAGAAGGCTTCTCCAGAAGCCATCGCAAAGTACACGCTAACAATGCTCAGGCGGAGAGTGCCACCCGCTGTTCCTGGAATCATG TTCCTTTCTGGTGGGCAGTCCGAGGTGGAGGCGACTCTGAACCTGAATGCGATGAACCAGTCTCCGAACCCATGGCACGTATCATTCTCCTACGCCCGGGCTCTGCAGAACTCGGTGCTGAAGACATGGCAAGGGCGCCCCGAGAACGTCGAGGCGGCGCAGAAGGCCCTGCTGGTGCGCGCAAAGGCCAACTCGCTGGCACAGCTAGGTCGCTACACTGGTGAGGGTGAGAGCGACGAGGCGAAGAAAGGCATGTTCCAGAAGGGCTACACCTACTAA